In Anaerostipes hadrus ATCC 29173 = JCM 17467, a single genomic region encodes these proteins:
- the queE gene encoding putative 7-carboxy-7-deazaguanine synthase QueE: METFKVVETFVSINGEGKKAGRLAMFIRLKGCNLNCSYCDTTWANKRDARCELLTAPQIVERIKEAGVELVTLTGGEPLLDENVSELIGSILMMPKVEIEIETNGSVPIRYYKERDNRLTMTMDYKLPSSNMEENMCLENMEYLKPWDVVKFVIGSREDLNRAKEIIERFRLCEKAIVYFSPVFGKIEPEEIVEFMKENKLNKVRFQIQIHKVVWDPDKTGV; this comes from the coding sequence ATGGAAACATTTAAAGTAGTCGAAACCTTTGTAAGTATCAACGGAGAAGGAAAGAAAGCTGGTCGTCTTGCTATGTTTATCCGATTGAAAGGATGTAACTTAAACTGCTCTTACTGCGACACAACATGGGCCAATAAAAGAGATGCAAGATGTGAATTATTGACGGCACCGCAGATTGTAGAAAGGATCAAAGAAGCAGGAGTCGAACTTGTTACATTAACAGGTGGAGAGCCTCTTCTTGATGAAAATGTGTCAGAACTGATCGGAAGTATCTTGATGATGCCAAAAGTTGAGATTGAGATTGAGACAAATGGAAGTGTACCGATCAGATATTATAAAGAAAGAGACAACAGACTAACAATGACAATGGATTACAAACTTCCATCCAGTAATATGGAAGAGAATATGTGCCTTGAAAATATGGAATATTTAAAACCATGGGATGTTGTTAAATTTGTTATTGGAAGCAGGGAGGATTTAAACAGGGCCAAAGAAATCATTGAACGATTCAGACTTTGTGAAAAAGCAATTGTATACTTCAGTCCTGTATTTGGTAAAATCGAACCAGAAGAAATCGTTGAATTTATGAAAGAAAACAAGCTTAACAAAGTCAGGTTCCAGATTCAGATCCATAAAGTTGTATGGGACCCTGACAAGACAGGTGTATAG
- the queC gene encoding 7-cyano-7-deazaguanine synthase QueC, which translates to MAKPNKAVVVFSGGQDSTTCLFWAKKKYDEVIALSFNYGQRHSKELECAKKICKEHGVEHHILDMGLLNQLAPNSLTRVDMEVDHEAPEEGTPNSFVDGRNMLFLTFAAVFAKQRDIHVLVTGVSQSDFSGYPDCRHVFISSLETTLTLAMDYEFEVITPLMWIDKKQTWEMADKLGVFDIVRNETLTCYNGVMGDGCGECPACKLRRHGLEEYLKVRGHK; encoded by the coding sequence ATGGCAAAACCAAACAAGGCCGTTGTGGTATTCAGCGGTGGACAAGACAGCACAACATGTCTTTTCTGGGCAAAGAAGAAATATGATGAAGTGATCGCGCTTTCATTTAATTATGGACAGAGACATTCAAAGGAACTCGAATGTGCAAAGAAAATCTGTAAAGAACACGGTGTAGAACATCATATTCTGGATATGGGACTGTTAAATCAGTTAGCACCAAACTCTCTTACCAGAGTGGATATGGAAGTGGATCATGAAGCACCAGAAGAAGGAACACCAAATTCATTTGTCGATGGAAGAAATATGTTATTCTTAACATTTGCAGCTGTTTTTGCAAAACAAAGAGATATTCATGTGTTAGTAACGGGTGTTTCCCAGAGTGATTTCAGTGGATATCCAGATTGTCGCCATGTCTTTATCTCATCTTTAGAAACAACATTAACACTTGCCATGGATTATGAGTTTGAAGTGATCACACCACTGATGTGGATTGACAAGAAACAGACATGGGAGATGGCTGATAAATTAGGCGTCTTTGATATTGTAAGAAATGAAACTCTGACATGTTATAATGGAGTGATGGGTGATGGATGCGGAGAATGTCCAGCATGTAAGTTGAGAAGACATGGATTAGAGGAATATTTAAAAGTCCGTGGACATAAATAA
- a CDS encoding MATE family efflux transporter: protein MNEQKTNPLGTEKISNLLLRFAIPSIIAMVVSALYNMVDQFFIGRSVGMLGNAATNVAFPLVITCTAIALMCGIGGAANFNLCMGQQEKEEAASFAGNAITMLFSLGMILCIITRLFLKPMMILFGATSSVLDYSLIYTGITSLGFPFLILTTGGTNLVRADGSPKFSMTCTLTGAIINTILDPTLIFGFHMGIAGAAWATVIGQVVSGIMVILYLRKFKTVKLTKEKLRPHPHYIGRIVSLGMAPFFNQVSMMVVQIVMNNVLIRYGAKSSYGSDIPLACAGIITKINMIFFAINIGISQGLQPIISYNYGARKLDRVREAYLKAAISATIISTVSFICFQLFPRQIIGIFGSESEAYFRFAEKFFRIFLFCTFINGLQPITANFFTAIGKANRGIFLSLTRQVIFLLPLMIILPIFFGIEGVMFSAPIADGFAAVCAITFAVKELKSFQKL, encoded by the coding sequence ATGAACGAACAAAAGACAAATCCGCTCGGTACCGAGAAGATATCAAATTTGCTTCTTCGTTTCGCTATTCCTAGTATTATCGCTATGGTCGTAAGTGCCTTATATAATATGGTAGACCAGTTTTTCATTGGACGAAGTGTTGGGATGCTTGGGAACGCAGCAACAAATGTTGCCTTTCCTTTAGTTATCACCTGTACTGCCATCGCCTTGATGTGTGGAATCGGCGGGGCTGCAAACTTTAATCTTTGCATGGGCCAACAAGAAAAGGAGGAGGCTGCTTCCTTCGCTGGAAATGCAATCACAATGCTTTTTTCACTTGGTATGATCCTTTGTATCATAACAAGATTATTTTTAAAACCAATGATGATCTTATTTGGCGCAACATCTAGTGTTTTAGATTATTCTTTAATCTATACAGGTATTACATCTCTTGGATTTCCATTTTTGATCTTAACAACAGGTGGTACGAACCTTGTCCGTGCTGACGGAAGTCCAAAGTTTTCCATGACCTGCACTTTAACTGGTGCGATCATCAATACGATTCTTGATCCAACCTTGATCTTTGGTTTCCACATGGGAATTGCTGGTGCTGCTTGGGCAACCGTGATCGGACAGGTCGTATCTGGAATCATGGTTATTTTATATTTAAGAAAATTTAAAACAGTAAAACTTACAAAAGAAAAGTTAAGACCACATCCTCATTATATAGGAAGAATCGTTTCTCTTGGTATGGCGCCATTCTTTAATCAGGTTTCCATGATGGTCGTACAGATCGTTATGAACAATGTTTTGATCCGTTATGGCGCAAAATCTTCTTACGGAAGCGATATTCCATTGGCATGTGCCGGAATCATTACGAAGATCAATATGATCTTTTTTGCGATTAATATTGGTATTTCTCAAGGATTACAGCCAATTATCAGTTATAACTATGGTGCAAGAAAGCTAGATCGTGTCCGTGAGGCTTATTTGAAAGCTGCGATTTCTGCAACGATCATCAGCACAGTTTCTTTCATCTGCTTCCAGCTGTTCCCACGACAGATCATTGGAATCTTTGGGTCTGAAAGTGAAGCTTATTTCCGTTTTGCAGAGAAGTTTTTCAGAATCTTCTTGTTTTGTACCTTTATTAATGGATTACAGCCAATTACTGCAAACTTCTTTACAGCAATTGGAAAGGCAAATCGTGGTATTTTCCTTTCATTGACCAGACAAGTTATTTTCTTGCTGCCTTTGATGATCATTTTGCCGATCTTCTTTGGAATTGAGGGAGTTATGTTCTCAGCACCGATCGCAGATGGATTTGCTGCGGTATGTGCGATAACATTTGCGGTAAAGGAATTGAAGTCGTTTCAGAAATTGTGA
- the folE gene encoding GTP cyclohydrolase I FolE has translation MAIDKEAIKEHIRGILVALGDDPNREGLKETPDRVAKMYEEVFEGMNYSNHEIAQMFSKTFEDDLSVKDHKDMVIVKDIDIFSYCEHHMALMYDMKVSVAYLPKDKVLGLSKIARICDMVGKRLQLQERIGSDIAEIIMEVSGSEDVAVYIEGCHSCMSARGIKKHNAKTVTTTLRGAFDTDSTLKWHFMMQAGK, from the coding sequence ATGGCAATCGATAAAGAAGCGATCAAGGAACATATAAGAGGTATTCTTGTTGCACTTGGAGATGATCCAAACCGTGAAGGGTTAAAAGAAACACCAGATCGTGTAGCGAAAATGTATGAAGAAGTCTTTGAAGGAATGAATTACAGCAATCATGAGATCGCACAGATGTTTTCAAAGACATTTGAAGATGATCTAAGTGTCAAAGATCATAAAGATATGGTGATCGTAAAAGATATTGATATCTTTAGTTATTGTGAGCATCATATGGCATTAATGTATGATATGAAAGTCTCTGTGGCATATTTGCCAAAAGACAAGGTATTAGGACTTAGTAAGATCGCAAGAATCTGTGATATGGTTGGAAAACGTTTACAGCTTCAGGAAAGGATCGGAAGTGATATCGCAGAAATTATCATGGAAGTTTCAGGAAGTGAAGATGTAGCTGTTTATATTGAAGGATGTCATAGCTGCATGAGTGCAAGAGGAATCAAAAAACACAATGCCAAGACAGTGACAACAACACTTCGAGGAGCATTTGATACAGATTCCACATTAAAATGGCATTTCATGATGCAGGCAGGAAAATAA
- a CDS encoding PTS fructose transporter subunit IIABC, producing MRITELLQDATIDLGVKVNSKEEAIDHLVDLMVKGGNITDREEYKKGILAREANGTTGIGGGIAIPHSKNKAVTKAGLASMTVPDGVDYEAMDGEPSDVFFMIAAPAEGSDVHLEALSRLSVILMDPVFKDSLLKATSKEEYLALIDKKETEKFPEEAAKEEEKPAVQEEKADDGTIRVLAVTACPTGIAHTFMAAESLENKAKEMGITLKAETNGSGGAKNVLTKEEIENCDGIIVAADKNVEMARFDGKQVLQTKVADGINKPEELIQTILDKKAPTYHHSGAAAQEDSAEGESVGRQIYKHLMNGVSHMLPFVIGGGILIALAFLVDNQAINPANFGKNTPLAALLKTIGEQAFGFMLPILAGFIAMSIADRPGLAIGFVGGALANGGYTFANIMAYDSAKAVSSGFIGALFAGFVGGYIMVLLRKLFDKLPSALEGLKPILLFPVCGILIMGVVMIAVNPVVGAINTGLNNFLSSMSGTSSILLGAVLGAMMSIDMGGPFNKAAYVFGTAQLTVANAGPEQYAIMAAVMAGGMVPPLAIALCTTFFKNRFTESERKSGVVNYIMGLSFITEGAIPFAAGDPIHILPPCIVGSAVAGALSMAFKCGLPAPHGGIFVIGVITNPVQYLISVVVGAVIGMIVMSFTKKPLNK from the coding sequence ATGAGAATTACAGAGCTGTTGCAGGATGCAACAATTGACCTTGGCGTGAAGGTTAACAGCAAAGAAGAAGCAATTGATCATCTGGTTGATTTAATGGTCAAGGGCGGAAACATCACAGATCGCGAAGAATACAAGAAGGGCATTTTAGCAAGAGAAGCTAATGGAACAACTGGTATCGGAGGAGGGATTGCAATTCCTCATTCTAAGAACAAAGCAGTAACTAAGGCTGGTTTGGCTTCTATGACAGTACCAGACGGAGTCGATTATGAAGCAATGGATGGAGAACCATCTGATGTATTTTTTATGATCGCAGCACCAGCAGAAGGAAGCGACGTGCATTTAGAGGCATTGTCAAGATTATCTGTGATCTTAATGGATCCAGTATTTAAGGACAGTTTATTAAAGGCAACAAGCAAGGAAGAATATCTTGCATTGATTGACAAGAAAGAAACAGAAAAATTCCCAGAAGAGGCGGCGAAGGAAGAAGAGAAACCTGCTGTACAAGAAGAGAAAGCAGACGATGGAACGATCAGAGTTCTTGCAGTTACAGCATGCCCAACAGGAATCGCTCATACATTCATGGCAGCAGAATCTCTTGAGAATAAAGCAAAAGAGATGGGAATTACATTAAAAGCTGAGACAAATGGTTCAGGTGGAGCAAAGAATGTCTTAACAAAAGAAGAGATTGAAAATTGTGATGGAATCATCGTAGCAGCAGATAAGAACGTTGAGATGGCACGTTTTGATGGAAAACAGGTTCTTCAGACAAAAGTAGCGGACGGAATTAATAAACCAGAAGAACTGATCCAGACAATTTTAGATAAGAAAGCGCCAACATATCATCATTCAGGAGCAGCAGCACAAGAAGATAGTGCAGAAGGTGAAAGCGTTGGACGTCAGATTTATAAACATCTGATGAATGGTGTATCTCATATGCTGCCATTTGTAATCGGTGGAGGTATCTTGATCGCTCTTGCATTCTTAGTAGATAATCAGGCGATCAACCCGGCAAACTTCGGTAAGAATACACCACTTGCAGCTTTACTAAAGACAATCGGTGAACAGGCATTTGGATTTATGCTTCCAATCTTAGCTGGATTTATTGCAATGAGTATTGCAGACCGACCAGGATTAGCGATAGGTTTCGTTGGTGGAGCATTAGCAAATGGTGGTTATACATTTGCTAATATCATGGCATATGATTCTGCCAAAGCCGTTTCCTCTGGATTTATCGGAGCATTATTTGCAGGTTTTGTTGGTGGATATATCATGGTTTTATTAAGAAAACTGTTTGATAAATTACCAAGTGCATTAGAAGGGTTAAAACCAATTTTACTATTCCCAGTTTGTGGTATTTTAATTATGGGTGTTGTGATGATCGCAGTTAATCCGGTTGTTGGAGCGATCAATACAGGACTGAATAACTTCTTATCATCTATGAGTGGAACAAGTTCTATCCTTTTAGGAGCAGTTCTTGGAGCGATGATGTCCATTGATATGGGTGGTCCATTTAATAAAGCAGCGTATGTATTTGGTACAGCACAGTTAACAGTAGCCAATGCAGGACCAGAACAGTATGCGATCATGGCAGCTGTTATGGCCGGAGGAATGGTACCTCCACTTGCGATCGCACTTTGTACAACATTCTTCAAGAATCGTTTTACAGAGAGTGAAAGAAAATCTGGTGTTGTAAATTACATCATGGGATTATCATTCATTACAGAAGGAGCTATCCCGTTTGCAGCAGGAGATCCAATCCATATCCTGCCACCATGTATCGTAGGATCTGCAGTAGCAGGTGCGTTATCCATGGCATTTAAATGTGGACTTCCAGCACCACACGGTGGAATCTTTGTTATTGGAGTCATCACGAATCCAGTACAATACTTAATTTCTGTAGTAGTTGGTGCAGTTATTGGAATGATCGTTATGTCATTTACAAAGAAACCATTAAATAAATAA
- the rsmH gene encoding 16S rRNA (cytosine(1402)-N(4))-methyltransferase RsmH — protein MEQQQPEKKHKRRVRYKGTHPRRFEEKYKELNPEKYGDTIQKVISKGSTPAGMHISICVKEILEFFDIQPGQKGLDATLGYGGHTRKMLEKLQGKGHIYALDVDPIESVKTEKRLHDAGFGEDILTIKHINFANIDQVAEEVGPFDFILADLGVSSMQIDNPERGFSYKFEGPLDLRLNPEKGISAAERLEDITKAEFEGMLIENADEPYAKQIAKETVATMKRGKKIKTTTDLKDVIERALNFLPEKERKEAVKKSCQRTFQALRIDVNSEFEVLEELLEKLPDALAPGGKVAILTFHSGEDRLVKHAFKYGKKVGIYSDVAKDVIRPSKEECAQNGRAKSTKMRWAIKVK, from the coding sequence ATGGAACAACAGCAGCCAGAAAAGAAACACAAACGAAGAGTCAGATATAAAGGGACTCATCCAAGAAGGTTCGAAGAGAAATACAAAGAATTAAATCCAGAAAAATACGGAGATACGATTCAAAAAGTTATTAGTAAAGGAAGTACACCGGCAGGAATGCACATTTCCATCTGTGTAAAAGAAATTCTTGAATTTTTTGACATCCAGCCGGGACAAAAAGGATTGGATGCAACCTTAGGATATGGCGGACATACAAGAAAGATGTTAGAAAAACTACAGGGCAAAGGTCATATCTACGCATTAGATGTAGATCCGATCGAATCTGTAAAGACAGAGAAACGTCTGCATGATGCAGGGTTTGGAGAAGATATCTTAACGATCAAGCATATTAATTTTGCTAATATTGATCAGGTAGCCGAAGAAGTTGGACCATTCGATTTCATTTTAGCCGACCTTGGCGTATCCTCCATGCAGATTGATAATCCGGAAAGAGGATTTTCTTATAAATTTGAAGGACCATTAGATTTAAGACTGAATCCAGAAAAAGGAATTTCAGCGGCAGAGCGTTTAGAAGATATCACGAAGGCTGAATTTGAAGGAATGCTCATTGAAAATGCAGATGAGCCGTATGCAAAACAGATTGCAAAAGAAACCGTTGCAACGATGAAACGAGGAAAGAAGATCAAGACAACAACGGATCTTAAAGATGTCATTGAAAGAGCATTAAACTTTTTGCCGGAAAAAGAGCGAAAAGAAGCAGTTAAAAAATCCTGCCAGAGAACATTTCAGGCTTTGCGTATTGATGTAAACAGCGAGTTTGAAGTATTAGAAGAATTATTGGAGAAACTTCCAGACGCATTAGCACCAGGTGGAAAGGTTGCAATCCTTACATTCCACTCTGGAGAAGATCGACTTGTAAAACATGCGTTTAAGTATGGGAAGAAAGTAGGAATCTACAGTGATGTAGCCAAAGATGTTATTCGTCCATCAAAAGAGGAATGTGCCCAGAATGGAAGAGCAAAATCAACAAAGATGCGCTGGGCGATCAAAGTGAAATAA
- the queD gene encoding 6-carboxytetrahydropterin synthase QueD has translation MYQLTTHASFDSAHFLSGYEGKCSNIHGHRWKLEVTVQSETLEQTGQIRGMVVDFGQLKDDIKKLADEFDHSLIIEDGTLKEKTVEALKEENFKMIFVDFRPTAESFAKYFYDRVKEIGYDVKLAKVYETPNNMAAYGE, from the coding sequence ATGTATCAGTTAACAACACATGCATCCTTTGATTCAGCTCATTTTTTATCGGGTTATGAAGGAAAATGCAGCAATATCCACGGTCACCGCTGGAAATTAGAAGTTACCGTACAAAGTGAAACATTAGAACAGACAGGGCAGATTCGAGGAATGGTTGTCGATTTTGGACAGTTAAAAGATGATATTAAAAAATTAGCAGATGAGTTTGATCATAGTCTGATCATAGAAGATGGAACATTAAAAGAGAAGACAGTAGAAGCATTGAAAGAGGAAAATTTCAAAATGATCTTCGTAGATTTTCGTCCAACTGCAGAGAGTTTTGCAAAATATTTTTATGATAGAGTGAAAGAAATCGGATATGATGTCAAGTTAGCGAAAGTTTATGAGACACCAAATAATATGGCAGCATATGGGGAGTAA